One Cryptococcus decagattii chromosome 9, complete sequence DNA window includes the following coding sequences:
- a CDS encoding phosphatidylserine decarboxylase — protein MNPISDPPTQKSSRPVHVLPEELGKPLEDSLDHIVSNSKAFRGDRKDQLAPSQLRADAVHSHGPEAKHWVESFFSEETLDHLFAMEHMGNYVIDRMTGKKFFETMPIYVRIGMHLLFVSGNSYMSYSSVEKLLREESIKQGQTYDQTGPDVEEHIKSFIKTYDLPLDELLVKDLSQYPTFNSFFSRRLLPTARPITSVGDPTIIVSAADCRLTVYQTVDQAKEFWIKGQQFTLPNLLIGNDVADTRFKAIQEDNAAALAIHRLAPQDYHRFHSPAEGVIGAIKDIDGELYTVNPQAINENLNVFTMNKRSIMLIHANLGSGRENVPIAFVAIGAMLVGSIGWSKKPGDKVCKGEELGWFQYGGSTSITVFPKSAGIEFDSDLVENSKKQMETLVRVGMEIGKCSTAVK, from the exons ATGAACCCCATATCAGACCCGCCAACTCAGAAATCTTCTCGTCCTGTCCATGTTCTTCCTGAAGAGCTGGGTAAACCACTCGAGGACTCGCTCGATCATATCGTGTCCAACTCGAAAGCCTTCAGGGGCGATCGAAAAGATCAACTTGCTC CCAGTCAGCTGAGAGCGGACGCCGTTCATTCCCATGGCCCCGAGGCTAAACATTGGGTAGaaagcttcttctccgaGGAAACTCTAGATCAT CTGTTTGCCATGGAACACATGG GTAATTATGTGATTGATCGTATGACTGGGAAGAAATTCTTTGAAACAATGCCAATCT ATGTTCGCATTGGTATGCATCTCCTGTTTGTTTCAGGT AACAGCTACATGTCATATTCATCTGTAGAAAAGCTTTTGCGAGAAGAGTCAATCAAAC AGGGGCAGACGTATGATCAGACTGGACCTGACGTGGAGGAACATATAAAATCATTCATTAAAACGTATGACCTACCTCTTGACGAGCTCTTGGTAAAAGATTTGAGCCAGTACCCA ACCTTCAATTCGTTCTTTTCCCGTCGTTTGCTCCCCACCGCGCGACCGATCACCTCGGTGGGAGACCCAACCATCATTGTCTCAGCTGCAGACTGTCGGTTGACAGTGTACCAGACAGTCGACCAAGCTAAGGAGTTCTG GATTAAGGGGCAGCAATTCACGCTTCCAAACCTCTTGATTGGGAACGACGTCGCAGATACGAGATTCAAAGCAATACAGGAGGATAATGCAGCCGCTCTTGCAATCCACAGGCTCGCCCCACAAGACTACCATAGGTTCCATTCACCCGCGGAAGGTGTAATTGGTGCTATCAAAGATATCGATG GAGAACTGTACA CGGTGAACCCTCAAGCTATCAATGAAA ATCTCAATGTATTCACTATGAACAAGCGTTCTATCATGCTTATCCATGCCAACCTTGGATCCGGTCGAGAAAATGTTCCCATTGCGTTTGTCGCTATAGGCG CAATGCTTGTTGGCTCCATCGGATGGTCCAAAAAACCAGGTGATAAGGTTTGCAAAGGCGAAGAGCTGGGCTGGTTTCAGTATGGCGGGTCCACCAGCATCACAGTCTTTCCTAAATCGGCGGGAATAGAGTTTGATAGCGATCTGGTTGAAAACAGCAAGAAACAGATGGAGACGCTAGTAAGGGTTGGAATGGAAATCGGGAAATGTAGCACCGCAGTTAAATAG
- a CDS encoding UPF0390 protein: protein MAQGAGKSIKAKGKSGGSQRKNTGKTKPGKREVAPKDRQRVLERSQKKQLSSKINNSIEKQMVQAASVGKLSIMRNVGELENGEGKDGKAKGKGKSK from the exons ATGGCCCAAGGAGCAGGAAAATCGATCAAAGCGAAGGGGAAGTCAGGCGGATCCCAGAGGAAGAATACCGGAAAGACCAAACCCGGGAAGCGTGAGGTAGCGCCGAAGGATAGGCAAAGGGTACTGGAGAGGTCCCAGAAAAAG CAACTTTCAAGCAAAATCAACAATTCTATCGAGAAGCAGATGGTACAAGCTGCCTCTGTCGGTAAGCTCTCTATCATGCGCAATGTTGGAGAACTCGAGAA CGGTGAGGGCAAGGATGGTAAAGCAAAGGGTAAGGGCAAGAGCAAATAA